A single region of the Triticum dicoccoides isolate Atlit2015 ecotype Zavitan chromosome 2B, WEW_v2.0, whole genome shotgun sequence genome encodes:
- the LOC119360567 gene encoding probable serine/threonine-protein kinase PBL18 — MNPMSSTSNSNSNSKPSRRSSSDPEKPPQPAEVPTAVGETDPPASLKSFSMADMRAATKNFGSTSYLGEGGFGCVYKGWIDETTLAPARPGATNAMMVAIKKLKKESFQGHQEWLTEVTYLGDLHHDNLVKLVGYCSDSNSNKLLVYEYMPRGSLENHLFRRGSQPPLPWSTRVFVAVNVAGGLAFLHSRGVIFRDLKSSNVLLGPDHRAKLSDFSLARAGPTGGKSHVSTRVVGTRSYDAPEYVATGHLSAKSDVYGFGVVLLELMTGRRALDEARGVASELLVDWAMPMLQGERRKVIRVMDTRLGGQNPKRQAQDMVALALRCLQNDSKSHPSMADDVLPALELLLHPTTSSLTTTSSRSPAALAAPVHRGDRRSSQKLASLETLFI; from the coding sequence ATGAACCCGATGAGCAGCACCTCCAACTCTAACTCCAACTCCAAGCCATCGCGCCGGAGCAGCTCCGACCCGGAGAAGCCGCCACAGCCGGCGGAGGTGCCGACGGCGGTGGGGGAGACGGATCCGCCGGCGTCGCTCAAGTCGTTCAGCATGGCGGACATGCGGGCGGCCACCAAGAACTTCGGCTCCACGTCGTACCTGGGCGAGGGCGGGTTCGGGTGCGTGTACAAGGGGTGGATCGACGAGACCACGCTCGCCCCCGCCAGGCCCGGCGCCACCAACGCCATGATGGTGGCCATCAAGAAGCTCAAGAAGGAGAGCTTCCAGGGCCACCAGGAGTGGCTCACCGAGGTTACCTACCTCGGCGACCTCCACCACGACAACCTGGTCAAGCTCGTCGGCTACTGCTCTGACTCCAACAGCAACAAGCTGCTGGTGTACGAGTACATGCCGCGCGGCAGCCTGGAGAACCACCTGTTCCGGCGGGGCAGCCAGCCGCCGCTGCCGTGGTCCACGCGCGTGTTCGTTGCCGTCAACGTCGCCGGCGGCCTCGCCTTCCTCCACTCCCGCGGCGTTATCTTCCGGGACCTCAAGTCCTCCAACGTGCTCCTCGGCCCCGACCACCGCGCCAAGCTCTCCGACTTCAGCCTCGCCCGCGCCGGCCCCACCGGCGGCAAGAGCCACGTCTCCACCCGCGTCGTCGGCACGCGCAGCTACGACGCGCCGGAGTACGTTGCCACGGGCCACCTATCCGCCAAGAGCGACGTCTACGGCTTCGGGGTGGTGCTCCTGGAGCTCATGACCGGGCGGCGCGCACTCGACGAGGCCCGCGGCGTGGCGTCAGAGCTGCTGGTCGACTGGGCCATGCCGATGCTGCAGGGGGAGCGGCGCAAGGTGATACGCGTCATGGACACCAGGCTCGGCGGGCAGAACCCCAAGAGGCAGGCGCAGGACATGGTCGCGCTCGCGCTCCGATGCCTCCAGAATGACTCCAAGAGCCACCCCTCCATGGCCGACGACGTCCTCCCAGCCCTCGAGCTCCTCCTGCACCCAACCACCTCCTCCTTGACCACAACGTCGTCCAGATCGCCGGCCGCATTGGCGGCGCCGGTGCACAGAGGCGACCGACGATCATCACAAAAGCTAGCTAGCTTGGAGACTCTGTTCATTTAA